The following coding sequences are from one Candidatus Neomarinimicrobiota bacterium window:
- the rpsK gene encoding 30S ribosomal protein S11, translating to MAKPNKDIKKKKKKRSVEAAGIAHIKATFNNTHITLTDKFGNVVAWSTAGTSGFKGSRKSTSFAATLAAEKVGNEAVALGMQTVEVKVKGPGSGRESAIRALAIAGLVVTSIRDVTPLPHNGCRPPKRRRV from the coding sequence TTGGCTAAACCAAACAAAGATATTAAAAAGAAAAAGAAAAAAAGGTCGGTCGAGGCAGCAGGCATTGCTCACATTAAGGCCACCTTTAATAACACTCATATTACATTGACTGATAAATTTGGAAATGTGGTTGCATGGTCTACAGCCGGCACCAGCGGATTTAAAGGGTCAAGAAAAAGTACATCTTTTGCCGCAACATTAGCTGCAGAAAAAGTAGGTAATGAAGCTGTTGCCCTGGGCATGCAAACTGTAGAAGTGAAAGTAAAAGGTCCAGGTTCCGGTCGGGAATCAGCCATCAGAGCATTGGCTATTGCTGGTTTAGTTGTCACCTCTATACGTGACGTTACACCTTTACCACATAATGGATGTCGTCCTCCTAAAAGACGACGCGTTTAA
- the rpsD gene encoding 30S ribosomal protein S4: MAKSTIPKGKLVRKFGENIFGNPKYDSLLNKKPYSPGQHGQTRRRRLSNYGVQLREKQKIKAMYGVLERQFRNYFHKAETMTGETGTNLLQLLECRLDNVVYRLGLASTRAQARQLVSHAHFMLNNRKCNYPSASIKPGDVIQVRDRSRKMEKIMESMKRIKGDIELPWLELDKSKMSGTFLAVPERDEMALTVNEQLVVELYSK; the protein is encoded by the coding sequence ATGGCAAAATCAACTATTCCAAAAGGCAAACTAGTTCGAAAATTCGGTGAAAACATTTTTGGTAATCCGAAATATGATAGTCTGCTAAATAAAAAACCATATTCACCGGGACAGCATGGTCAAACCCGCCGCCGTCGTTTATCCAACTATGGCGTTCAGTTACGGGAAAAACAAAAGATCAAAGCAATGTATGGCGTATTGGAACGTCAATTCCGGAATTATTTCCACAAAGCAGAAACAATGACAGGCGAAACAGGTACAAATTTGCTTCAATTACTTGAATGCAGATTAGATAATGTGGTATATCGTCTCGGTTTGGCATCTACCCGTGCCCAGGCACGTCAATTGGTAAGTCACGCTCATTTTATGTTGAACAACAGGAAATGTAATTATCCTTCTGCTTCAATTAAACCCGGCGATGTAATTCAAGTCCGCGATCGGTCCAGGAAGATGGAGAAGATTATGGAATCCATGAAAAGAATTAAAGGTGATATTGAATTACCCTGGTTAGAACTAGATAAATCAAAGATGTCCGGTACATTTTTGGCAGTGCCAGAACGGGATGAAATGGCACTTACTGTCAACGAACAATTGGTAGTAGAACTTTACTCCAAGTAA